The genomic stretch CGTCCGACTTGAGCAGGTGCTCCCAGTTCTCGAACCCCGGCTTGGGCCCCTGCTTCGCCCACTTGCCGTCCCGGCCCATCACGTTGCGCGTGCCGTCCTTGCCCGGGAAGCACACCAGCTCGATGGAGCCGGACAAGTCCTCAATCGTCACCCACGCCATGCGCTTGCCCGTCTTCGTGGGCCGCTCGCGCAGCACCGTGACGATGCCCGCCACCGTGAGCTTGTCGTCCTTGCGCGCGCGCTGCACCGCCGTAATCGGCCGCGCGTAGCGCTTCAGCTCCTTGTCGTACTGGTGCAGCGGATGGCCGGACACGTAGAAGCCAATGGCCTCCTTCTCCAGCGACAGCCGCTCCTTCTCCGACCAGTCCTCCACCTCGACGTAGTCGTCCTTCAGCCCGCCGCCACCGCCATCCGTGGACGGGCCGGCCAACATGCCGAACAGCGAGCTCTGCCCGGCCGCCTTGTCCTTCTGGCTGGCCGAGCCGCGGTTCATCGCCTTCTCGATGGTGTCGAAAATCTGCCGGCGTGAGCGCTTCTCGAAGTCGAAGGAGCCCGCCTTCACCAGCGCTTCCATCACCTTCCGGTTCACCTTGCGGCTGTCCACGCGCTCGCAGAAGTCGAACAGGCTCTTGAAGGGGCCGTCCTTGCGCGCCTCCAGGATGGACTCGATGGCGCCCTCGCCCACGCCCTTGATGGCGCCCAGGCCGAAGCGAATCTTCCCGCTCACCGCGCCGAATTCCATGTCGGACTGATTCACGTCCGGCGGCAGCACCTCGAGGCCCGACTCGCGCGCCTCGCCGATGTGCTTCACCACCTTGTCCGTGTTGTCCTTCTCACTGGAGAGAAGGGCCGCCATGAACTCGCAGGGGAAGTGCGCCTTCAGCCAGGCCGTGTGGATGGTGACCAGGCCGTAGGCCGCCGAGTGGCTCTTGTTGAAGCCGTACTCGGCGAACTTCTCCATCAGGTCGAAGATTTCACCGGCGACCTTGAGGTCGACGTTGTTCTTCGCGCAGCCCTCGAGGAAGCCGGCCCGTTCGGCCTGCATGACCTCGGCCTTCTTCTTGCCCATGGCGCGGCGAAGCAGGTCCGCGCGGCCCAGGGTGTAGCCACCCAGGACCTGCGAAATCTGCATCACCTGCTCCTGGTACACGATGACGCCGTAGGTGTCCTTGAGCACCGGCTCCAGCGCGGGGTGCGGGTACGACACCTTCTCCCGGCCGTGCTTGCGGTTGATGAAGACGTCCACCATGCCGGAGTCCAGCGGACCCGGGCGGTAGAGCGCGCCGGCGGCGATGACGTCTTCGAAGCAGTTCGGCTTGAGCTTCACGACCATTTCCGTGAAGCCGCTGGACTCCATCTGGAAGACGCCGGCCGTGTCGCCCTTGGCCATCAGCTCCCAGGTCTTCTCGTCGTTGAGCGGGATCTCGTGCCGCGGGATGTCCTTGTCGTGGTTGCGCTTCACCAGGTCCAGCGCGTGCTGAATCACCGTGAGCGTCTTCAGACCGAGGAAGTCGAACTTCACCAGGCCGGCCGCTTCCACCTCGTCCTTGGCGAACTGGGTGATGAGCGTCTTCTCACCCGGCGGCTGGTAGACGGGCACGAACTCCCACAGCGGCTTGTCGGCAATCACCACACCCGCGGCGTGCATGCCGGGCTGGCGGTGCAGGCCCTCCAGCGCGAGCGCGATTTCGAGCACGTCCTTCGTGGTGACGGGCTTGCCTTCCACCTCACCGATGTTGGAGGGCGTCTCCATCATCTCCTTGAGGCGAGGCTCCATCTCGATGGCCTCCTTCAAGGTGATGTTGAGC from Myxococcus xanthus encodes the following:
- the dnaE gene encoding DNA polymerase III subunit alpha, coding for MSFTHLHLHTLYSLLDGAIRMKDLIKTVKEKGMSSVAVTDHGNMFGAIDFYKKAKDAGIKPILGMEAYVAGPKGREDRSEKVSHHLILVAKNAEGYANLRYLSSTAYMHGFYYHPRIDKKVLAEHSKGLFALTACLGGEVTSACFRGDMDHARRAAQEYKDIFDPGHFFLEVQSNGMPEQDKANENLKQLSRDLDIPLCATADAHYIKREDARAHELLMCIASGKTLADGKRMKHSTDKLYVTSPTEMLEFFKDTPEAVHNTQRIAEQCNLELKLGKPMLPTFKVPDSHTPDSYMAELAYEGLRERFKELAATVTYPIDREQYQARLALEIGVIQKMGFCGYFLIVQDFINWAKKMNIPVGPGRGSGAGSLVAYALRITDVDPIPYNLLFERFLNPERVSMPDFDIDFCQDRRDEVIQYVGRKYGEMNVGQIITFGSLKAKSVLRDVCRVFALPFSEGDRIAKLVPEVLNITLKEAIEMEPRLKEMMETPSNIGEVEGKPVTTKDVLEIALALEGLHRQPGMHAAGVVIADKPLWEFVPVYQPPGEKTLITQFAKDEVEAAGLVKFDFLGLKTLTVIQHALDLVKRNHDKDIPRHEIPLNDEKTWELMAKGDTAGVFQMESSGFTEMVVKLKPNCFEDVIAAGALYRPGPLDSGMVDVFINRKHGREKVSYPHPALEPVLKDTYGVIVYQEQVMQISQVLGGYTLGRADLLRRAMGKKKAEVMQAERAGFLEGCAKNNVDLKVAGEIFDLMEKFAEYGFNKSHSAAYGLVTIHTAWLKAHFPCEFMAALLSSEKDNTDKVVKHIGEARESGLEVLPPDVNQSDMEFGAVSGKIRFGLGAIKGVGEGAIESILEARKDGPFKSLFDFCERVDSRKVNRKVMEALVKAGSFDFEKRSRRQIFDTIEKAMNRGSASQKDKAAGQSSLFGMLAGPSTDGGGGGLKDDYVEVEDWSEKERLSLEKEAIGFYVSGHPLHQYDKELKRYARPITAVQRARKDDKLTVAGIVTVLRERPTKTGKRMAWVTIEDLSGSIELVCFPGKDGTRNVMGRDGKWAKQGPKPGFENWEHLLKSDDPILVSGTVQISQRDEDSPTPELIVDDIQSLKAVREKRTKRLELRVPADLLTEERVAKLHELAKKYAGATPVAVSVLFKGEGEALIGNTSIKVQVNDDLLLAVDRLFGMRVVEFG